The nucleotide sequence GTATACCTATGCCGGTGATCAGCTGACCAAAATCAGTGATGGAAAGCGATCCATAATGTTCAGTTATGATGCAGAAGGTCATATAACAGAGGCATCTCTGCCTGAAGGTATTGTTCTTTCTTATGAATATAATGATGACCTGCTTACCGGGTTTACAGACGGACGAGGCAACCGGACAGCATATCAATATGACGACAATAAGCAGTTGATAGAAATCGTCACCCCGTTAGGGCATTCTTCGGTGCAGATGAGCTATGACGAAAGTTACCGGGTAACCAGCCAGACAGTCGGGGAAGATGAGCTGTATTCCTTTGTGTATGAAGGCGAGGATGTCGCCGAGGCAACCACCATCACGGACAGCTACGGCAATGCCACCGTTCAGAAGCACGATGAGGACGGGCGACAGACCGAAGTAATTCACCCTGACGGCAGTACAGAGAAGTTTGAACACGATGAGAACAGCAACCGTAGCTATTACCAAGATCCCGCAGGGGGAGAGTACCGCTATAGCTATGATGATAAGGGGAATATGCTTACCCTTTCTGGACCTCTTGGACTGTATAAGGAATGGGATTATAACGAAAAAAGTCTCGTAGAATCAAAGACAGAAAAGATTGATGAAAGCAAGAGCCGTACCTTTAACTACGAGTATGATGAGAACGGTAACCTTGTACAATTCTGTCTTCCGCTCGGAGACTGCGGAAATATTACATACAATTCAAACGGACTTCCTGAGAAGCTTACCGACCTGAGAGGAAACAGCACCGTCAACAGCTATGACAGTGAGGGCGACCTTATCACTGTAACCGATCCCGAAGGAGCAATTACCGCATTTGAGCATGACGGATTAGGCCGGATCACAGGTAAAACAAAGCCTCTCGGAAATTCTTACAGCTACACCTACGATGAAAATTCAAACCTCACAGCCGTAGACGGGCCGTTAGGTTTTCATATCGGTTATGAATATGATGTAAATAATAATCTCAGCAAGTCCGTTGATCCCAACGGCGGAGAGATCAAATATAGTTATACCCAGTCAGAAAGCATTAAAACCGTCACCAATCAGTTAGGCTTTGTCACTGCTTTTTCATACGGACTTATGAACGAGCGGACAGGGGTAACCGACCCCGAGGGCAGGGTTTGGACGTATACATATAACGATATGTTGAGGGTGACCGATGTAAACGGCCCACTCGGATACCACCAAGGCTTTGCATACAATGCCCTTGGACTGGTCACTGATTCCACAGATCCAGAAGGGAAAGTAAAGCATATTGAATATGATCCCTTGGGAAGACCGCTTGAAGTAACCCAAAATTATGTTGCTGGGGGTGCTGAGGACTCGGATACCAATGTAAGCACTTCTTTTAGTTACGACCTGTTGGGCAACAGGCTTTCAGTTACTGACCCTGAAGGGTATGCGTTCAAGGCTGAATATGATCTGCAAGGCAGACTTGTAAAAAGGCAGGATGCAGAAAGCTTTGAGTGGGAATATTCTTATGATCCAATGGGCAAACTTCTTGCCGAGCTGAACCCCAGAGGATACAGCACTGCCTACAGCTACACCCCTACAGGTCGGCTCCAGTCTATAGCCAATCCTGAACAGCACACCCAGACTTTTGCCTATAATGCCAACGGCTCTTTGCTTGAAATTAAAGACCCTAAGGGCATTCAGACCGCCTACAGCTACAACGAGCTTGACCGCAGAGTTTCCAAAATCAGAAATTACAAACCTGCTGTTAATCCTGATAATGAAACCAATGTAACCACCAAGTTTGAATATGATGTAGCGGGTAACCTGCGATTTGTAACCAACCCGCTCAATCATAAAGGCGAAATCAAATATGATTCCGCCCACCGTAAAACCGAGATAGTTGATTTTGAGGGCGGTAACACCACCCTTGAATATGACAAGGTAAATAACCTTGTCAGGGTCACAGATGCTGAGGGTAATTCCACAGCCTACAGTGTTGATGAACTGGACCGGCTCGTTTCCGTCACCAATGCTGAAAATGAGACCGTGGGTTATACCTATGACCTCGTAGGCAACCGTACCCAGCTTATACAACCTGATGACACCGTTACTCTGTTTGAGTTTGACGGGGTATACAGGCTTAATAGAGTTCACGAGAATTATCGCCCTGACCAGGAAGCGGGGAATGATGTAAATGCCCTTACAGCTTACAGCTATGACCGCAGGGGACTGCTCACAGGCATAGTGAATGCCAACGGAGCCGAGACCCTGTTTGCTCATAACGGTGTAGGCAAGATGATTCAAGAGACCGATCCGCTCGGGATGGTCTGGCAGTATGAATATGACGGCAACCGTAACCGCACATCTCGCAAAGATGCCAAAGGGGATCTGACTGAGTACGGATTTTTCCCTGATGATATGTTGCAAAGCATATCATACTCAGACGGCAGCTCTGTTGCATATCAGTACGATCCGAACAATAACCGCACCAGTATGACCGATAAACTTGGTCATACCTCTTGGAGCTTTGATGCCCTGAACAGGGCAACCGAGCAGAACGATCCTTTTGACAGGGTTCTTGCCTACTCATACGATGCAGATTCAAACAGGGTAGGTATGACCTATCCTGACGGCAACCAGGTCGCCTATGCGTACAGCCCTAACAGTTGGCTGAAAACAATGACTGACCCCGCAGGGCAGGAGATAAATTATTCTCGGGATCTGGTCGGCAATCTCACCCATATAGTTAACCCCAATCAGACTGAAACCGAAATTGCCTACGATAAGGTCTATCGTACCCTGAAACGGGTTAACTGACAGACCACCCAGGGCGGAAAGGTCAACAGCGGGTTTGAATATACCTATAATGATCTAGGGCATATTACAAAAGCGGTCAAAGAATACGGCTGGCGCAAACCGTCCACCGTTACTGAGACCTATGAGTACGACGGTCTGCATAGGCTTTCTTATATGAATATGTCCCCGCTCAAGAATAACGGCGGGACGATGGAAACCGCCTACAGTTATGATCCTGTGGGCAATCGTTTGAGCTGGGAAACTAACGACGACCTGCAAACAAACACCCCCTTTGATGCATTTTACCGAACCTATGAGTACAACCAAGCCAACCAAATGTTGGCTATGGAAAATGTCGCTGAAAAGAAGAATGACGACTATGCATACGAGTACAGCTTTGACCAGAACGGCAATAGGATAAACAGGCAGTTAATAGACCGAAACGGTCCCCAGTACGGAGTTGATTACAGCTATGACCCGGAAAACCGCCTTGTCCTGGCTCAGGATTACCAGATAGTAGGAGGGGGCAAGAAGAAAGAAGAACCCCACAGGATTGACCGAGCTTTCACCACTCTGGAGTATGACGGCGGCGGTCGGCGACTGGTGCAGCATTACGACCCCAAGCAGGGAGGCAATGGGGTTGATAAGCGGGATGAGTATGTGTTTGACGGGCTTGATCCGGTGGCTGAATACAATATGCTCAATGGTCAGAGAACCGATTATTACCGTGGAGCTGGTGGACACCTTGCCCTGATGCACCAGTTCAAGGGCGGTACTCAAGGGCAGATGTACTGGTACCATTACAACAACAAGGGCGATGTTGCGGGGCTGACCAAGCATAACGGGAATTCACACCATAATTATAGATATGATCCATACGGGGCGGTTTTGCCTGAGAACGGTAATTTCACTGATCCGCATAACCATTATACCCTTACCGGTAAGGAGTTTGATGAGAATACCGGGCTGGTTTGGTTTGGGTCTCGGCATTATGAGCCTGAGACTGGGGTTTGGATGGGGCAGGATGTGTATCGTGGTGGGCTGAATAGTCCTATGAGTTTGCATAGGTATGGGTATGTGGTTAATAATCCTTTAACCTACTATGATTATTATGGGTATTATTGGGGGGAGAGCGTAGTTAATGGGGTTGTGGATGGTACAAAATCTGTAGCTGGAGCTGTAGGAAGTGGTATTGCATCTGGATATAATTCTACTAAAAAAGGTGTAATCGCTACTGCAAAAGCTGTAGATAAGTATGTAGTAGACCCTACGGCTGATTTTATAGGTAACTATGTGATAGAACCGACTGTAGAATATTTAGATAGAGCAACATCTGAAGAAAATTTAGTAGAAATGCCTGGGGTTCAACAGGGAGTAGCCACTCTTTTTTATGTAAATGCCTTATATTCTAACGTAAAAGAAACTCCTACCGATTTGATATTTGATGCAAATGACAATATGTCGGTCAATATTGAATCAAGTAGTCAGTACAAAAAAATGATAGCCGCTGAGGTTTCTATTGCAGAGCAAAAAGGAAAAAAATGTATTGATAAAACGTATTATGAGGAAGAATCTATAAATCTTAGAGGAGCAAATTTTTTAAACCAATACGCTATAGGAGGAACGAATCGCACTACTATTAAAGGTGAAAAAATGGATAGTGGAGAATGGTCTATTGAGACAACAATAATTGATAAATATGATTTTCAAAAGAAAAGTCGAGAAAAGGAAGGCCTTGCTAAGACATTCATTAATAATTTTTTTGGATATTATCCTCAAGAATTTGGAATACTTGAAACGTATACAAATGAGTTTAATATAAAAAGTACAGTTTCGGCAGAAAATTAGATCAAATAGGTCAGGCTGAAAGCCGTGTAGGTCCGCTTGAGTGCAACGAAAGCAGACGGTTCTTTACTCGGATTGTCTGATTTCGTTGTACTCAATCAATACCTACGTGCCTGCGCAATGACGATAATGCACGGGCCAGGGTGATTATTCGGAATTCGGTAGGGGCGGATCCCCGTGTCCGCCCTGTTCACCCGCCATCCCGGTATGTTCCAACAGGGCAGGCACAGGGGCCTGCCCCTACGAAACCACGGTGTACCCAATAATTCACCATGTCATACAACCCCGACATCCACCACCGCCGTTCCATCCGTTTGTGCAATTACGATTATTCGCAGGCCGGGGCCTATTTCGTCACCATCTGCGTGCAGCACCGGGAATGTCTGTTCGGGGAAATAACCAATCGGGCCATGCGGTTGAATGATGCGGGAAACATTGCGGCACAATGTTGAGGGATCAACAGGGTGGGTCTTTCTTTTAAGAAAAAAGGGGCGTTATAAAAGGATATGTAAAGCGATAAACAGAGCTTGGGAGATTATAACTCCAATTCTTTCATAATATTTTTCAGTTCATCCGTGCTGATATCATTCTTTGAAGATTTTGCATAAATCGTATGCAGTATTATTTCATTATCTTCCGAGTCATCGTGTACGGAATAAATCAGCCTGAAACCGCCTCGTTTCCCCTTTTTCTGGTCAGAAGAGGCAACCCGTGTTTTGTAAAGGATATTATCACAACCAGAGATAGAATCTCCTATCAATTCACCTGATGCCAGCCTGTTTAATATCGGCAGCAAATCTTTTTTAATCTGACGGTATTTTTTTGAGAGCCTTTTGATATTTTTTCCAAAAATTTCTGTTGTTTTAACGGTATAACTTTTCATTTCCGCCTACAGTTCAGCAAGGACATCACTGGCAAGGCGAAGCTCTTTGTTTCCCTTCCGATATTCAACCATTTCTTGAAGAGATTTTTTTAAATTTCCTTTTATATCAACTGATTTTTCCTGCTCAGTTTCTGGAACTTCCAGCCTTTCTAAAACATACTTTTTCAGAGACATACCGGAAAGCAAAGCTTTTGCTTTAATAGCTTTATGCTGTTTTGCTGGTATTTCAATCACAAGCCTTTTCATTTCTGGCATAGCTAGCTCCATTTTTTTTGGTTAATAATAGCTTATTTAACTATAATCAATGAGCTGGGTCTTGTCCATACCTGTTTTCCTTCCGATACATGCCGAGCAACAGCCCGGAGCTGACCGCAAACAAAAAATTAATAGGGTCAGCCCGGATTGTCTGATTTCGCTGTACTCAATCAAGACCTTGTATTATGAAATTGAGATGAGTTACCATGGTTCATCTCAATAAAAGGAGAATCGGACGCCGTATCAGACCTGGAATCGAAAAGATCGCAACGTAGATCCCGCGCCGATTTCTCCTACTTTCTCCTGCGGGAGCTCGAACAGTATCAATGGCCCGGCCCGGAGTCGGCAGCCCGTATTTACAAGGTTAAGCATGCAGGGAGTTTTGTAATGCATCATGAATACATACTCGGTATTGATGTCGCGAAAGCGAAACTGGATATCGCCCTCCGTCGTCCAGACGGAAAATTCAGAAGTAAAGTTGTACCCAACACGCCGGACGGTTTTAAAACCCTGTCCGAATGGTTACGAAAACAAGGCGCGGATAGTGTCCATGCCTGCATGGAAGCTACCGGAATTTACCACGAATCCGTTGCGGAATTCCTCGCAGATACCGGTCACACTGTGAGCGTTGTTAATCCGGCGCGGATTAAAGCCTTCGGCGCCGCGTCCATGAGCCGGACGAAAACCGATAAAAAAGATGCCCGGTTGATCGCACAGTTCTGCGCGGAAAAACGTCCGTCCGTATGGGAGCCTCCCTCTGAGACGCTCCGGGAACTCCGTGCTCTCGTCGCCCGCCGCGACGCTCTTGAAGCCATGAAAACACAGGAGAACAACCGAAAGCATGTCGCCCGCCCGGCGGTTCTCGAAGGCATCGAAAAGCACCTCGAATATCTCGCGAATGAAATCGAGCATATCGATTCGGAAATAAAACGAAAAATCGACGATGATCCCGATCTGAAAAAGCAACGGAAGCTCCTCGACGGTATTCCCGGCCTCGGTACAAAAACAATACCGGTCCTGCTTTCATTTTTCGGCGGCGTACTCCGTTTCGACAATGCCCGACAGGCGGCAGCCTACGCCGGACTTGACCCGAAACAGCATCAGTCCGGCACAAGTGTCCGCCTGAAACCACGACTTTCAAAGATGGGCCATGTCCTGCTGCGTAAGTCTCTTTATATGCCCGCAATGGTCGCCGTCACCAGAACCGATTGGGGACGTGCGTTCAAAGCCAGGCTCTCCGCAAACGGAAAGGCGCCGAAAGTCATTATCTGCGCCATGATGCGTAAGCTCGTGCATGTCGCCTTCGGCGTTCTGCGGTCGGGCGAACCGTTTAATGCCGCGTTGCATAACGCAGCCTGATACGCATAAACTAAACATACAACATATTGTTTTTCCATAGTCAGCTCTTTTGTCCGAGCCCCGCCGGAGGCGTTCCTCCGCGTCGCCGTTTTCAGGTTCAGCGCAGGAACGAAAAGCTGTCAGGGCTGCGAGCCCGAGCGAGCACCCGAAGGGCTCGGCCTTGACGGCTTCGAGGCCCGTGCTACACGAAAAAAGCCTTGACGGGGATAACAGTATCTACATGCCTGCGCAATAACGATAATGCACGGGCCGGGGTGATTATTCCGGTAGGGACACGGCATGCCGTGCCCTTACAACGCCCCCCCATACCACATCGCATCAACCATGAAATACAACCCCGACATCCATCATCGTCGTTCCATCCGCCTGCGCAATTACGACTATGCACAGGCCGTAGGGACACGGCATGCCGTGCCCTTACAACGCCCCTACCTATCCAACCCCGTTCATGCTATCAACCATGAAATACAACCCGGATATCCAGCACCGTCGTTCCATCCGCCTGCGCGGTTACGATTATTCACAGGCCGGGGCCTATTTCGTCACGATCTGCGTGCATCATCGGGAATGTCTGTTCGGGGAAATCACCAACCGGATCATGCGATTGAATGATGCGGGAAAAATCGCGGCACAATGCTGGCAGGATATCCCGGTGCATTTTTCCCATGCCGCCTTGGATGAATGGACGGTTATGCCCAATCATGTCCATGGAATTATCGTGATGGCCGATACCGCCGGTCGGCACACGGCATGTAGGGGCACGGCATGCCGTGCCCCTACACATCGTGCCCCGACGAAAGAACAATTCGGCAAACCGGTTTCCGGTTCCTTTCCCACCGTTGCCCGATCATTCAAATCTGCCGTCACCAAATACATCAACATTCTGCGCAACACGCCCGGTAACAAATTATGGCAACCCAATTACTGGGAACACATCATCCGCAACGAAACCGAATTGCACCGCATCCGCGAATACATCCATAATAACCCGGCCCGTTGGCGGGAAGACGCCCTGCATCCCGATCAGCCGCCGTTCCCCGGTGAAACCCGTGAACCCTCCCCGCCCTACGGCCATGAGGCGTGGATGTTGTAGGGACACGGCATGCCGTGTCCCTACCGGATTACCCATTGCCGTTCCATCCATCTGCACAATTATGGTTATTCACAGGCCGGGGACTGTTCACTGTTGATTCTTATGTTGACAGAAATTTTAAAAAGTATACAATATATACGACGTATACTTTTTAATTTTATGGAGCTAACTACTATGGCTACTGTTCCGTTTTCTCTAAGGATTGATCCAAGCACCAAGGCACTGCTTGAACAGGAAGCGAAAAGAGGTGACCGAACACCTTCCTACCTTGCCAACAAAGCAATCAAGAATTTCCTGCAGGCTAGAACAGCGAAAAGAAAGGCTATTAACGAGGCAATCAAGAAGGCTGATAAGGGAGCATTCGTTTCTGAAGAGGCGGTCGATGCTTGGGTTGATTCATGGGGAACTGAAAATGAACTTCCTGTACCTGAACCGGATATATTCCCTGATACCTAATAAATTATGCAGGTAAAATTTTTAGCAAGCTCGTTAAATGATTTAAAATGGTTCAGGTATTACTATGAGAGTGTTTTTCCTCAAGGACTGGAAAAAGCGCAAAAACAATTTCATAGCACAAAAGGTTTAATAAAAGAGAGTCCATACATCGGGCACGTTATCCAAGATAATAATATCTTGGAGTTTTCTATACCAAACATACCGTTTTCTTTTATCTACCGAATTAAAGGCGAAGTAATTGAAATTTTAAGGGTGTGGGACGAAAGGCAGGATAGAGCAAGGTTGAGTTGAGAGGGAAAATAGCAAATCAATAGCCGTGTAGGTCCGCTAGAGTGCAACAAAAGCAGGCGGTTCTTTGCCCGGATTGTCTGATTTCGTTGTACTCAATCAAGACCTACATGCCTGCGTAATGACGATAATGCACGGGCCGGGGTGATTATTCGGTAGGGGCACGGCGCGCCGTGCCCCTACAACCCGGACATCGTAGGGGCGGTTCGCGAACCGCCCTTACACCACCCCCTTTTCTTATTTGCTCCCTCCAGTCACCATCCACATACAGAGCTGGTACGTTACTTGACAAATGTAACCTGCGGGGTTACGATATATCGCATGATCAAGTCATTCAAACATAAGGGACTGGAAAAATTTTTCTATTCTGGAAAGAAGAAAGGAATTCGCCCGGAACAAGCAATCTCAAGATTGCCAGGATTCTAGATCGATTAAACGCTGCTGAAAATATTAAAGATATGAATTATCCCGGTTCATTTCTTCATCAGTTGAGCGGTACGTTGAAAGGGCAATACTCGGTTCGTGTTTCAGGGAATTGGCGTATATTTTTTGAATTTAGAGATGGTGACGCATATATCTCCCCATTCGCTCATTTGAAATAGAGTATTTTTAATTTTCAAGACCATAATAAACAAATGTATCCAACTCTAGCCTTTGTATTATTTCTATTTGTAAATTCGACAATGGTTTTAGTGAGCGAACAACAACATTCCTTGCTTGATCAAAAATAATGGTGAGATTAATTCTTGAAAAAGCCTTCAGAATCCTCTCTGCGGACGGTTTATCAGTAATTTTTTTTCGGTTCTCAGGATGCATACCAGACAGCCCGGTTTTTTCTTCCTTCAATGAACGCCGAACAACAAACTCTATCAACGTCATAACCCTGACACACAAGGTCAACAAGTAGGTCATACCTTGAATTTGATCGTCTTTTCGAACAAATAACGGAGCGATATTGAGTCGACTTTTTAGTCTTCCGAAAATGCATTCAACCCGATATTCATTTCGGTATGACAGTACAGCATCGTGCAATGACAGTTTATCCGCAGCGAGCTCAGTCACAAATGCTTTCCAGCCAAACCGAGTGCTTTGCTCTGCAATGGCCTCTTGGTTCTTTTCAATAGAGGTGATTTGATAACGGACTGTTTCGACAGTGACTTTTTCTCTATTGGCTGCCCCCTGCCTCTGCCAACATATTTTGTTTTCTGCTCGATCTGTTTTTCGTATTGAATGTTCAGTAACCCATCAACCCTTTGAGCTTCTGTTATTTTAGTGACAGCCGCAAGCAGTTCTGCTTCATCGCTTATCTGACGCCTGCCTCGCCCTCGCGGAGGAGTCAATGCTTCAATTTTTTCTTGGGCTTTTACCAGTCGAGCCTCAAGTCCCGCAGTTTGTTGCCTGGCATGGGCAGGGGAATGGACAACCAAAACACGTTCATCCCATTCCATTTTTTCGACGTCTTTTTCAAAAACCTGAGTACGATTAAACTCATAGCCTTTAGCTGCAAAAATCAATTCGCCCTTATAATTTTCTCTGAAAACAGAGACCAAATCATCTTCTTGATCTTTGGCAATACCTGTATTAATCCAATCAGTTATTTCATGAGAAGTTTTACCGGTCAACGGCAAGGGGCACAAATAGTGCTGCCTGGAAGAGACCAAGTAAGCCCGAGTCTCCAATGCACTCATTTTGCAATCACCTGAGAACAATAATCCGGATTTTTCAAGGCTCTCATTGACCCGGGCTATCAAGGGAATATAGAGACCGTCGTCTGCCTTTTCACCGGAAACAACATCAGAAGCCAATGGCATTCCCAGAGGATCCAGAGCAGCACTCATCAATTTTATTTGTGGTAACTTGGCATTGTCTTTGCTGTGACCGAATTGTACCAATCCATCTTCCGTGATTTCTTGATCTGCAGAAACTGTAGTTGCATCACATCGGATTGTTTCCGGCTCCAGATTATATACCTCTATCGTCTGTTGATTGAGATCCGCTTCTATCTTTGACCAGCATGTGTTATTGCTTAAATGTCTGAGAAGATGGGCCAAACGGTCATCACTGAAATCTAGTGGCACTACCGGCTGATCCGCCAAAAAGCTCAATGTGTGTTGCATTTCCTGGACATACTCACTCATCGAGACTTTGCGATGATCCCCTTCAGTTATGATATGGGCCATCCATATGACGGTGGTCCATCCCCAGCTGAGTTGTCTCTGATTTCCATGTTGAGGAATATGCCTGTCGATGATTTCCCGAAGGCCCATCCTGATCATTTGTGCTATAAGCAGAGGGATATCATCCACTCGCTCTGTGATGATTTGAAGTTTGTCTTTGTCGAAAACGCCTTGCTCTTCTGATGTCAAATTCGCTATCATTTCAGTGTCATTTATGATTATAGAAAAAGGAGTTTCAACTCAATCTCATACCAAAATAGGGTCTGTTTGAAATTTTACAAGCCCGATTCAGAATTAATTTTTCCAAATTTAAAATGAGCGAATGGGGAGATATATCGTCAATTATGCCGATTATCATTGAGAGGTAATGTCATGGATAAAGTAAAAAGAAAACCAACCCATCCGGGTACTATTTTAAAGGAAGATTATCTTGTTCCTTTAAAGATCAGTGTTACGGAAATGGCCGAGAAATTGGGAGTTTCCCGTAAGACACTTTCCAGGATATTAAATGAAAAGAGTTCAATCACCCCTGATATGGCCCTGCGATTGGCATGGGCATTTGATACCACACCGAAGTTATGGCTCAATCTTCAGCAAAATATTGACCTGTGGAATGCGGAACATGCATCGACAGGTTGGAAACGCGTCAGGCAGCTTCCTTTTCAAGTTCTTCATCCTGCCTTATGACATTGAACCCGCAGCTGTGGAAATAGGGAAATAGGGGACGTAGCCGGGTAGGTCCGCTTGAGTGCAACGAAAGCAGACGGTTCTTTGCCCGGATTGTCTGATTTCGTTGTACTCAATCAAGCCCTATGTGTCTGCGCAATGACGATAATGCACAGGCCGGGGTGATTATTCGGCATTCGGCATTCGGCAGGGGGCGGATCCCCGTGTCCGCCCTGTTCATCCGCCATCCCGGTATGTTCCAACAGGGCAGGCACAGGGGCCTGCCCCTACGAATCCACGGTGTATCCAATAATTCGCCATGTCATACAACCCGGACATCCAACACCGCCGTTCCATCCGCCTGCGACGTTACGATTTGCACAGGATCATTGATATGCAGCCTTGCCAGCGTGTTGCACATGTGCTACGCTAAAGCTACTATGAAAACTGCAACCATACATGCTCGCATTGAGCCGGACACCAAAGAGAAAGCCGAAAAGGTTCTCCGAAAACTCGGACTTACTCCCACCGAGGCAATACGCATATTCTACCGCCAAATTTGCCTCGGTAACGGACTGCCTTTCCCTGTCGAAATCCCGAACAGGCGTACTGCCGAAACTCTGGAAAAGAGCCAACGAGGCGAGGAAGTGGAGGAGTTTGACAGCCTTGACGATATGTTTGACACTTGGCCCTTATGAGAAAAGTTTCTCAGACGCGCCAGTTTTCAAGGGATTTGAAACGAGTCGCCAAGCGGGGAAAGAATCTGGATAAGCTCAAACGGGTTGTGACTCTCCTTGCAAAGGACCAACCGCTTGAACCGAGGCACAGAGATCACGCCCTGACTGGAAACTGGAAGCATTCTCGTGACTGCCATATCGAACCGGATTGGCTTCTGATTTACACTTTGGGTGACGAGTCGTTGCGCTTGGAGAGAACAGGCACACATAGCGATCTGTTTAAGAAATAGGATTTTCCAGCATTCTCCCCCCCTTTCTCTCCTGCCATCCAGTCGGCTTCAACCAAGGCAGCCGCCTGCCCCGATAATCTGTGGTGCATAACGTTGTAAGGGCACGGCATGCCGTGCCCTTACAATAACCGCCCTTACTCGCCCGCGCCTCTACGGAATAACGACGGAAACACAGGGTTTCGTCAACAAACGCCCATGCCCTGCAACCCGGATATCCATTATCATTGTTCCATTCATTTGTCACAATGGCCGATTATTCATAATGTGACCACATCCTGAGAATATGCACGACATGTTGATCTGGATCAACGGAATACACCAGTCGATGCTGAATGTTTATCCGGCGTGAATAAAACCCGTTGAGATTACCCACCAATTTTTTGTATGCCGGATAGCGGATAAAAGGATCCTCCTGCAGAAGCTGTAAGAGGCGTTCCGCTTTTGAACGCAGCCCAGCACGGCGTAGCTTTTTTGCATCCTTGACGGCCTGGGTCGATAAAATAACCTTCCATTTCACCACTCAAGATCCTCAAGCGATGTTCCGTCCTCAAGCGGTTCGCGGGCCGCTTCCTGAATACTCTCCGCCATGCCGGGAATTTGGTTGAGGTACACTGTTTCCGCCATTGCATGCCAGTCTTCTTCACCAAGCACGATGAAATTTTCTCCGTTGCGTCGGGTAACCCGTAATACCTCATGATTTTCAATGCACCGGTCAACTTCCGGCTTTAAATGCTGCCGAAAACGGTTCGCTGTTGTTTCTCTCATAGCTTTTGCCTCCAATCTGAAATGAAAAAGCAGTATTGCTTTACAGTACTGCTTTGGGTGAAATTTGTCAAGAAAGCGCGAAAAAGGGGACAGATTTATTGTGCGGCCGGGCAAGGTCGTGTAATCAAGCGGGTGTAAAGCCCGTCCCGGAAGGTTGGCCAGCCACCGGGTAGCAAGTCTTTGGAGGCTCTATGGTAACATAATGTTTTAAGCGTAAGATAGCGAGCAGATAGGCCGTAAGTCAGAGGTTGAAGGGATTGAGCCCCGTAATTGTCGCGTTGGGAAGGACGACACTG is from Candidatus Electrothrix sp. GW3-4 and encodes:
- a CDS encoding Txe/YoeB family addiction module toxin, with the protein product MVKWKVILSTQAVKDAKKLRRAGLRSKAERLLQLLQEDPFIRYPAYKKLVGNLNGFYSRRINIQHRLVYSVDPDQHVVHILRMWSHYE
- a CDS encoding type II toxin-antitoxin system Phd/YefM family antitoxin gives rise to the protein MRETTANRFRQHLKPEVDRCIENHEVLRVTRRNGENFIVLGEEDWHAMAETVYLNQIPGMAESIQEAAREPLEDGTSLEDLEW